A stretch of Vigna angularis cultivar LongXiaoDou No.4 chromosome 4, ASM1680809v1, whole genome shotgun sequence DNA encodes these proteins:
- the LOC108331719 gene encoding probable gamma-secretase subunit PEN-2, translating to MDSQNNNPNPNPLHRNSLPSSMPVWPTIDGSLGLSEEESVTYARRFYNFGFALLPLLWAVNCFYFWPVLRHSHSFPRIRPYIVRSAFGFAVFATVLCSWALTFAIGGERLFGPVWDQLVMYNLADRLGLTSWS from the exons ATGGACTCACAGAACAACAATCCAAACCCTAATCCTCTTCATCGGAATTCGCTACCGTCGTCGATGCCGGTGTGGCCTACGATCGATGGGTCGTTGGGGTTGTCTGAGGAAGAATCGGTGACCTACGCGCGGAGGTTTTACAATTTCGGCTTCGCTCTTCTGCCTCTCCTTTGGGCCGTCAATTGCTTCTACTTCTGGCCCGTTCTTCGCCATTCTCACTCCTTCCCTCGCATTCGCCCAT ATATTGTTAGATCGGCATTTGGGTTTGCAGTATTTGCTACTGTTCTGTGTTCTTGGGCTCTAACATTTGCCATTGGAGGGGAACGCCTCTTCGGACCTGTTTGGGATCAATTGGTTATGTACAACCTTGCTGATAGGTTAGGCCTAACAAGCTGGAGCTAG